One Pseudomonas ekonensis DNA window includes the following coding sequences:
- the speD gene encoding adenosylmethionine decarboxylase: MKSKLKLHGFNNLTKTLSFNIYDICYAETPQDQQAYVEYINKEYNAKRLTQILTEVVDIIGANILNIASQDYEPQGASVTILISEEPVTPTESQIEESPGPLPEIILAHLDKSHITVHTYPEIHPDDGIATFRVDIDVSTCGVISPLKALNFLIHQFDSDIVTVDYRVRGFTRDVEGNKHFIDHEINSIQNYLSEDTRDAYQMTDVNVYQENLFHTKMLLKNFELDNYLFGDATSNLSAEQRAQVTERVKHEMLEIFYARNMPS; this comes from the coding sequence GTGAAAAGCAAACTCAAGCTCCACGGGTTCAATAACCTGACAAAGACCTTGAGCTTCAACATCTATGACATCTGCTACGCGGAAACCCCGCAAGACCAGCAGGCCTACGTCGAGTACATCAACAAAGAGTACAACGCGAAACGCCTGACGCAGATCCTCACGGAAGTTGTCGATATCATTGGTGCCAACATCCTGAACATCGCCAGTCAGGACTACGAGCCACAAGGCGCCAGCGTCACGATCCTGATCTCCGAAGAGCCGGTGACCCCGACCGAGAGTCAGATCGAAGAGTCTCCGGGCCCGCTGCCCGAGATCATCCTCGCCCACCTCGACAAGAGCCACATTACGGTGCACACCTATCCGGAAATCCATCCGGACGATGGCATCGCGACGTTCCGTGTGGACATCGACGTGTCGACCTGCGGCGTGATTTCACCGCTCAAAGCGCTCAACTTCCTGATTCACCAGTTCGATTCGGACATCGTGACCGTGGATTACCGTGTGCGCGGCTTCACCCGTGACGTCGAAGGCAACAAGCACTTCATCGACCACGAGATCAACTCGATCCAGAACTACCTCTCCGAAGACACCCGCGACGCGTACCAGATGACCGACGTGAATGTGTACCAGGAGAACCTGTTCCACACCAAAATGCTGCTGAAGAACTTCGAACTGGACAACTACCTGTTCGGCGACGCCACCAGCAACCTGTCGGCCGAACAGCGTGCCCAGGTGACCGAGCGTGTGAAGCACGAAATGCTGGAGATCTTCTACGCCCGCAACATGCCGAGCTGA
- a CDS encoding lipoate--protein ligase family protein, producing MSPTSLTIESGLQAEQDLLASVCAGDSEFGLLFWQPSDRALVMPRRLNRLPGFDQACEVSAAAGWPVLLRETGGEPVPQSASTVNIALVYAPPRSEGDLNRIETGYRRLCDPICQLLDELGGTSSLGEIDGAFCDGRFNVNLDGRKMVGTAQRWRQSQGGQRPVGLVHGAMLMDDERESMAAAVNRFNEACGLEQRVRAQSHIALHEKFPDAQALARLDVLLRAMLAQIYA from the coding sequence ATGAGCCCCACCTCCCTGACCATCGAATCCGGACTGCAAGCCGAACAGGACTTGCTGGCCTCCGTCTGCGCCGGCGATTCCGAGTTCGGCCTGCTGTTCTGGCAGCCGAGCGACCGGGCGCTGGTCATGCCGCGCCGCCTCAACCGCCTGCCCGGTTTCGACCAGGCCTGCGAAGTGTCGGCCGCGGCGGGATGGCCCGTTCTGCTGCGGGAAACCGGCGGCGAACCGGTGCCGCAGTCAGCCTCGACCGTCAACATCGCACTGGTCTACGCCCCGCCGCGCAGCGAGGGCGACCTGAACCGGATCGAGACCGGCTATCGGCGTTTGTGCGATCCGATCTGTCAGCTGTTGGATGAGTTGGGCGGCACGTCTTCCCTGGGCGAGATCGACGGTGCGTTCTGCGACGGCCGGTTCAACGTCAACCTCGACGGACGCAAGATGGTCGGCACCGCCCAGCGCTGGCGCCAGAGTCAGGGCGGCCAGCGGCCGGTGGGGCTGGTGCACGGGGCGATGCTGATGGATGACGAGCGGGAGTCGATGGCCGCGGCCGTCAACCGCTTCAACGAAGCCTGCGGACTGGAGCAGCGGGTGCGTGCGCAAAGCCACATTGCGCTGCATGAGAAATTTCCGGATGCGCAGGCCTTGGCGCGGCTCGACGTGCTCTTGCGGGCAATGCTGGCGCAAATCTACGCTTGA
- the crp gene encoding cAMP-activated global transcriptional regulator CRP: MVGITPTPKIKNLDKLLMHCQRRRHAAKSNIICAGDRSDTLYFIIKGSVTILIEDDDGREMIIAYLNAGDFFGELGLFEQAGQEQERSAWVRAKVECEVAEISYAKFRELSQQDPDILYVLSGQIAQRLRNTTRKVGDLAFFDVTGRVARCLLELCKQPDAMTHPDGMQIKVTRQEIGRIVGCSREMVGRVLKDLEDRNLVDVKGKTMVVFGTR; the protein is encoded by the coding sequence ATGGTTGGTATTACCCCCACCCCCAAAATCAAGAACCTCGACAAGCTGTTGATGCATTGCCAGCGCCGCCGCCATGCGGCCAAGAGCAACATCATCTGCGCCGGCGACCGTTCCGACACGCTGTACTTCATCATCAAGGGCTCGGTGACGATCCTGATCGAGGATGACGACGGCCGGGAGATGATCATCGCCTACCTCAACGCCGGGGACTTCTTCGGCGAGCTGGGGCTGTTCGAACAGGCCGGCCAGGAACAGGAGCGCAGCGCCTGGGTGCGGGCCAAGGTCGAATGCGAAGTCGCGGAAATCAGCTACGCGAAATTCCGCGAACTGTCGCAACAGGATCCGGACATTCTTTACGTGCTCAGCGGACAAATCGCACAACGCCTGCGCAACACCACGCGCAAGGTCGGCGACCTGGCGTTCTTCGACGTGACCGGCCGCGTGGCCCGCTGCCTGCTGGAGCTGTGCAAGCAGCCCGATGCGATGACCCACCCGGACGGCATGCAGATCAAGGTGACCCGTCAGGAAATCGGACGGATCGTCGGCTGTTCGCGGGAGATGGTCGGCCGAGTGCTCAAGGATCTCGAGGACCGCAACCTGGTGGACGTGAAAGGCAAGACCATGGTGGTCTTCGGTACGCGCTGA
- a CDS encoding OsmC family protein: MKARIQWAGEAMFLGESGSGHVVVMDGPPEAGGRNLGVRPMEMLLLGVGGCSNFDVVSILKKARQAVESCEAFLDAERATEDPKVFTKIHMHFVVKGRGLKEAQVKRAIELSAEKYCSASIMLGAAGVAITHDYEIVELG; encoded by the coding sequence ATGAAGGCACGCATCCAATGGGCTGGCGAAGCCATGTTCCTCGGCGAATCCGGCAGCGGCCATGTCGTGGTCATGGACGGTCCGCCGGAGGCCGGCGGCCGCAACCTGGGTGTCCGCCCGATGGAGATGCTCTTGCTGGGCGTCGGCGGCTGCAGCAATTTCGACGTGGTCAGCATCCTGAAGAAGGCCCGCCAGGCGGTCGAGAGCTGCGAAGCGTTCCTGGACGCCGAACGCGCGACCGAAGACCCGAAAGTCTTCACCAAGATCCATATGCATTTCGTGGTCAAGGGCCGCGGCCTGAAGGAAGCCCAGGTCAAGCGCGCCATCGAGCTGTCTGCCGAGAAGTACTGCTCGGCCTCGATCATGCTCGGCGCGGCCGGCGTGGCCATCACCCACGACTACGAGATCGTCGAGCTCGGCTGA